Proteins co-encoded in one Brassica rapa cultivar Chiifu-401-42 chromosome A02, CAAS_Brap_v3.01, whole genome shotgun sequence genomic window:
- the LOC103863406 gene encoding uncharacterized protein At2g29880 isoform X1, whose amino-acid sequence MHIYIKSVTWRRAYKTDRIRASIISFICQITFQTMGDPKDVKGKGQYHSWSGPEHKLLLRLLVDAINQGFRDASGKFNKLTVESRILTTLQQEVGSKKTYGQYKNRMKILKGRYQVFADFLRCSSGFGWDSETKKFTADDEVWKVYLQAHPNNKYLRDDSFEDFEELRTIFEQNTATGQNAVGLGDSVDAGSYQFEENEKTNDNNFVHVIDEGGGIEHQQTCEPSSRKSIGEKLSHRKKARTDSYNSERVCEEVTEISSQIFDMIQKRWVKEAEEKEAEDKANNVWDAIKEIPDLDDDLRYEAMTLVHTLGMKSGFVNMSITDRCGWIKRNLRKPSG is encoded by the exons atgcacatatatataaaatcagtAACATGGAGAAGAGCTTACAAAACTGATAGGATACGAGCATCAATCATCTCTTTTATTTGTCAAA TTACCTTCCAAACAATGGGAGATCCAAAAGACGTAAAAGGTAAAGGTCAATACCACTCATGGTCTGGACCTGAGCACAAGTTGTTATTGAGGTTACTAGTGGATGCAATCAATCAAGGTTTTCGTGATGCCAGCGGCAAATTCAACAAACTGACGGTCGAATCCAGAATACTAACAACTCTACAGCAAGAAGTTGGATCTAAAAAAACCTACGGTCAGTATAAAAATAGGATGAAAATCTTGAAGGGTAGGTACCAAGTGTTTGCAGATTTTCTTCGTTGTAGTTCTGGTTTTGGGTGGGACTCTGAAACGAAAAAATTCACAGCAGATGATGAAGTATGGAAGGTCTATCTGCag gctCATCCAAATAATAAATATCTGCGTGATGATTCGTTTGAAGATTTTGAAGAGCTAAGGACTATATTTGAACAGAATACTGCAACTGGGCAGAATGCTGTGGGACTAGGTGATTCTGTTGATGCAGGATCCTATCAATTTGAAGAGAACGAGAAGACAAATGATAATAATTTTGTCCACGTGATAGATGAGGGAGGAGGAATAGAACACCAGCAAACATGTGAACCTTCATCAAGAAAAAGCATTGGAGAAAAGCTTTCACATAGAAAGAAAGCTAGGACGGATTCATATAACTCGGAAAGGGTTTGTGAGGAAGTTACAGAAATCAGTAGCCAAATTTTTGACATGATTCAGAAAAGATGGGTGAAGGAAGCTGAAGAAAAAGAAGCTGAAGACAAAGCTAACAATGTTTGGGATGCTATCAAGGAAATTCCTGACTTGGATGATGATTTGCGTTATGAGGCGATGACCCTTGTTCACACCTTAGGCATGAAATCTGGTTTCGTGAATATGTCCATAACAGATCGTTGTGGATGGATTAAAAGAAATCTCCGTAAACCAAGTGGCTGA
- the LOC103852763 gene encoding RING-H2 finger protein ATL54, which yields MAKRKHRKLFPILASETNKTFDCSIGICDPVCPYNCYQEPDYYTISPQLPPWSSPQTIRPQSPSISAVYQASQDSSSSLGAITIIAVTGAVLAILLTGFFLVAKYVTKSVNRVNLESYQSQRDGHDGAIDEEFQDTEQVDHPIWLIRTTGLQQSIINSITICSYKRGDGLIERTDCPVCLNEFEEDESLRLLPKCNHAFHISCIDTWLRSHTNCPLCRAGIAISTPRCSGPVDVPPGGSGSRVVDDDRGEVENDESGSKETLSSSNTDQSSDVRIEIGAVNEVNDGGGFETEADEQVRVLGECMDLNVGDEASCSEENNGLNVEPNGEETEDTEKSQAGMSMKTAGSSCFSTNKSSVFPV from the coding sequence ATGGCCAAGAGAAAACATAGAAAGCTCTTCCCAATATTAGCATCAGAGACAAACAAAACATTTGATTGCTCAATAGGAATCTGTGACCCGGTTTGCCCTTATAACTGCTATCAAGAACCTGATTACTACACCATATCTCCACAGCTACCTCCATGGTCATCTCCACAGACGATCAGACCACAATCTCCATCAATCTCAGCCGTGTATCAAGCATCTCAAGACTCTTCATCATCCTTAGGCGCCATAACCATCATCGCCGTCACCGGTGCGGTCTTAGCCATCCTTCTCACAGGATTCTTTCTTGTAGCCAAATACGTTACAAAGAGCGTTAACAGAGTCAACCTCGAAAGTTATCAGTCCCAGAGAGACGGCCACGACGGTGCAATAGATGAAGAGTTTCAAGACACGGAGCAAGTAGATCATCCGATCTGGTTGATCAGGACAACAGGTCTGCAACAATCGATCATAAACTCGATCACGATCTGTAGTTACAAGAGAGGAGATGGGTTGATAGAGAGAACAGATTGTCCTGTCTGTTTAAACGAGTTTGAAGAAGACGAGAGTCTTAGGTTGTTGCCAAAATGCAACCATGCGTTTCACATCTCTTGTATTGACACGTGGCTTAGGTCTCATACAAACTGTCCTTTGTGTCGAGCTGGTATAGCTATCAGTACTCCACGGTGTTCTGGTCCTGTTGATGTACCTCCCGGAGGATCAGGATCTCGTGTGGTTGATGATGATCGTGGAGAGGTCGAGAATGATGAATCTGGTTCTAAAGAGACGTTGAGTTCAAGTAACACAGATCAGAGTTCAGATGTAAGGATTGAAATTGGAGCTGTAAACGAGGTTAACGACGGTGGTGGGTTCGAAACAGAGGCGGATGAGCAAGTTAGGGTTTTGGGGGAGTGTATGGATTTAAACGTGGGAGACGAAGCAAGCTGCTCCGAAGAAAACAATGGCCTCAATGTGGAGCCAAACGGAGAAGAAACAGAAGATACAGAGAAGAGTCAGGCAGGCATGTCGATGAAGACAGCAGGAAGCTCATGCTTCAGTACAAACAAGAGTTCGGTTTTTCCAGTGTAG
- the LOC103863406 gene encoding uncharacterized protein At2g29880 isoform X2 — MQAKVLLDKYASQVTFQTMGDPKDVKGKGQYHSWSGPEHKLLLRLLVDAINQGFRDASGKFNKLTVESRILTTLQQEVGSKKTYGQYKNRMKILKGRYQVFADFLRCSSGFGWDSETKKFTADDEVWKVYLQAHPNNKYLRDDSFEDFEELRTIFEQNTATGQNAVGLGDSVDAGSYQFEENEKTNDNNFVHVIDEGGGIEHQQTCEPSSRKSIGEKLSHRKKARTDSYNSERVCEEVTEISSQIFDMIQKRWVKEAEEKEAEDKANNVWDAIKEIPDLDDDLRYEAMTLVHTLGMKSGFVNMSITDRCGWIKRNLRKPSG, encoded by the exons ATGCAAGCTAAGGTACTGCTTGACAAGTATGCAAGCCAAG TTACCTTCCAAACAATGGGAGATCCAAAAGACGTAAAAGGTAAAGGTCAATACCACTCATGGTCTGGACCTGAGCACAAGTTGTTATTGAGGTTACTAGTGGATGCAATCAATCAAGGTTTTCGTGATGCCAGCGGCAAATTCAACAAACTGACGGTCGAATCCAGAATACTAACAACTCTACAGCAAGAAGTTGGATCTAAAAAAACCTACGGTCAGTATAAAAATAGGATGAAAATCTTGAAGGGTAGGTACCAAGTGTTTGCAGATTTTCTTCGTTGTAGTTCTGGTTTTGGGTGGGACTCTGAAACGAAAAAATTCACAGCAGATGATGAAGTATGGAAGGTCTATCTGCag gctCATCCAAATAATAAATATCTGCGTGATGATTCGTTTGAAGATTTTGAAGAGCTAAGGACTATATTTGAACAGAATACTGCAACTGGGCAGAATGCTGTGGGACTAGGTGATTCTGTTGATGCAGGATCCTATCAATTTGAAGAGAACGAGAAGACAAATGATAATAATTTTGTCCACGTGATAGATGAGGGAGGAGGAATAGAACACCAGCAAACATGTGAACCTTCATCAAGAAAAAGCATTGGAGAAAAGCTTTCACATAGAAAGAAAGCTAGGACGGATTCATATAACTCGGAAAGGGTTTGTGAGGAAGTTACAGAAATCAGTAGCCAAATTTTTGACATGATTCAGAAAAGATGGGTGAAGGAAGCTGAAGAAAAAGAAGCTGAAGACAAAGCTAACAATGTTTGGGATGCTATCAAGGAAATTCCTGACTTGGATGATGATTTGCGTTATGAGGCGATGACCCTTGTTCACACCTTAGGCATGAAATCTGGTTTCGTGAATATGTCCATAACAGATCGTTGTGGATGGATTAAAAGAAATCTCCGTAAACCAAGTGGCTGA